Genomic window (Musa acuminata AAA Group cultivar baxijiao chromosome BXJ1-9, Cavendish_Baxijiao_AAA, whole genome shotgun sequence):
AATATTCTCTTGCCAACTTTAGACGGCGCCACAGACGAAAACCCAAGGACATTATGGGGCCCATCTGAGTCAGCAATGATGGACGTATCGGAGACGAGGGTACACTACCCACGTGACGCCCACCATCCCTGCCAGATCAACCGACATGCCGCGTGGGGGAATCTGAACCTTTTGTCAACCGTCCGATCCATGGGCTGTCAGTGGGCCACCCCATTCCCCAGGGAATCGCGTCCCTTTCGGCCGTCGGGAAACGAACCCACCGCTCATCCATTTAATCATTtagcgtgtatatatatatatatatatatatatatggaaacaAAAAATTATAGGATAATAAAAAAAAGGCTATCTAACTTGCGGTTAATTATTATCACGAAACAGGATTTACATATAAGATGATAATATTAGATTAcgtaattatttataattagataagatatataataaaaatatttaaattatgataataatattgattaataaaaaaatctattttataaTAGAATTACTTAGGAGATATGGTTGATGAGAGAAactctcacctataaataaaTAGGATCTAatagcataaaaaaaaaatttatattatatataacatattatatatcttatatttACAGATAAATCACTCGTATCGATAgaagattatttatttattttatcaagaTTACATATATCTTGATAAGATATATGAAGTAGTAAATTACATGAATAGATatctttttaataaattttagatAGATCTTAAATAAGATTAAATTCGTTATGGTTGGTACTAACATTTTTTAGAAGCTCCCTTCCCTTCCACCGAAAGACCAATGAGATAAACGTGAGTTGATATCACACTAAATATATATAACTTTATTATTTTCTTATCAATATTTATTTCAATGATTCCTTtgtgttattttttaaaaatttaaatttctagTGGTTCCTATTTGCACATGATTCAAGGATTATTTAAGTACCAAAATGTATATAGTAGATTTGACCTCGTCCTTTTATGTCTCGATTATAATATTGATTCTACATCATATCAAATTGACTtgcaaaaagcaaaaaaaaaggaaggcAGCATTAGGAATGGGACAGAGTGAGTCATGTTTTGACTAATTATAAATAAGAGGTGGATAAGTTCTGAGGATAATGGAAGAAAGAGTATATTTCCTTGTAGAGGCTAAATATTTGGTTTAGGAGTGCCAACCCCATTAAAAAGTCAAAACTATATTGTTTATTGGAACCTATAgtttagtttaattttttttaatctatcttAGTTTTAATTGAAAGATAAAATTTATATCCCTGTTCTAGAAATTTCTTCAAGGAATAATTCTTAGCACATAACCTATACCACCTTGATTCATTGTATTACAAGACTCATCACGATTAGGTTAACTCATCCAGTGTTTTGTTTATAGCTATTATATTTCCATCAAACTAAAATCATCATAGTTCGATTTttacttaattaattaaaatcatcatgaaatttttttgataaaatatcttatttaattaattaaaaataatagtgGAGGTTAGTTGTGAGAGTAAATAAATATATGTGAGTAGAATCAATAAAAGGAATATATGTGAATAGAAtcaatttaatatcaaaatttgcGAGGACGATGCTATTATTTCTACACTTTGAAGGGACGGATACGTAAAAAGGCCGGAGCCCCTATTGGTGATTCGGGTGTTCGGTGTGATGGACCAGACATCATCGGGCAGGGGACACAGGAATCCTGGCCGTACGATGGAGGGCGCCAGTGGGGGAGGGTGGGGGCAGAGGTCACGTGGGGGGCGGATCCGGCCAAGATCCGCTGCAGTAGCCGGCACGCCGGCGGCAGGGACCATCGCGATGGCGACACGACGCCAGTCACCCGCCTTCTGCCTCGTGATTCGTGCTATCCCTCCACCCATCGAGCCCCTCAGGCATCGCGAAGGCCGACCACGGCACCCATGTGGCGCTCATGGTGCAGTCGCCCTCCCCGGCACCACCATCGCCACCACCGCCACTACAGTCTTGTCATGGCTCCTCGGAACTTGTGAAGGCAAAAAGAAACGCCACCCTCCCACGCTGCTTCTTTCGAGAGGAAAAGTGGCGGTCAGTGGAGGTTTGGCGTCTGCTCAGCCTTGGGAAGCCTGCAGATACCCTGGATTTGATCTCAGTACGTAGGGGAATAGCACACGCGACGCAAGGAACGAAAGCAACTTTTCGATGTATATATCTACATGCTGATGGAAGTACGTACGAGGATGCATGCTCTCAGCAACATCATCGTCGTTACAGGTGTGGGCTGCAAGACCATGATCTCCTCGGTTCGTCTCGCAGATGCATGGAAAGTCTTGTTGCTCCACCTGCGGACACCGAGAAGACTTCAAGCTGGGGTTCTTTTAGCTGATCTACCCTGCTTCTGCAGGAAGGAGGAGAAACAGTACACGTGATATGCTCATGTTATCTCCATTTATGGTTCTCGGATGTTGCTGAGCTAATATTATTTACAGGTGAGAAGACAGGAAGGAGGAGGACCCACCGATGGGCCCCATTGCAGTCTCCAATGGCCGATCTTATATGCAGATGAGCAAAGCAACAGCGATCCAAACAACTCGTGGGAATGTGTTGAGAACTTTTGCTACGCTATGATGACGTTTGATATATATGCGCGCCATGAGTAGCATCCAATGCTCAGATAGTAACTGTAAAACATGTAATATGTAATATGTAATGCAAACAATTATTTTAtgttagtattaaaattaaataatattaaattaatattagaATGTATATCTTTCGATATGATTTTATATGATTTGTAAAGACATCGTTTTTAAATCTAAAATCGTAATATCTCAATTACGTATTCTAACTGAGTTCCTCGTATAAGGGCATGCTGCTGAGCTAATATCTATCAtcagaatttaattaattatattatatatcttatctaattataaagagTCATGTAACCTAACATAAATTTATTAACATCTCATATTCGAAACtattaatttttgatattaaacACTTTGCAATGTTGTGAAAGTTGTAATGTTATAGCTCACAAGAAGATAATTTTTTTGTTGGATGCATAAAGTAACTTATTAGCCAAAGAGACGAAAGAACGAGAACATCAAGGTATCTTATCGATGATGATGTAtacgatatattatttttttataaaaaataaaaaaattaataaatcataCATAAAGCatcaaatttttatataaaatattgatttaaaacaAATATTGAGTAATTGAAAtcttatataattttttcttgaaaaagatAATATCACCAAAGGTGGTTAAGTAATACAAAattcaaagcaaaaaaaaaaaaaaactatgtgaTGGTGTGGTTGTTTCATCTGCTACTAGCATcctaaaagtaacctttgcttcACAGGTCTTCCACCTCTATGATTGTGATCTTTACTCGGAGTTGACACTGCAACCGATAGGGTTGACAGCAAACTTTTCTCGATGCGTATGAACGTTTACCGTAAGCCAAAGAATTCTAAAGAAGCAGCCAACTTTGTTTTGCATCAAAAACAGTAATCCTTGTCAAACTTGTAGATTTGTCTTTCCAACTTTTGTTGATGGATGAAACTGCAACTGCAAGGACGAGAAGTTGGTGTATCCAAATCAAGTTTCTTGTAGAACTTCGATAATCGACGTGGATTCAATGCGAATGCGATTCCACCGAATCAATTGAAATGATTAATAAATACTAATTTAATCGGAAGAGTagatgatggatggatggatcgaTCGATGATCAACGTGTGGTGTGTGGAAGGAAGGAAACAATAggttggggttggggttggggttgggTTTCCCAACGAAGCTTTTCTTCGGTGTAAAGCTGACGGGGCTTTTCATGGGAACGAAGACAAAAGGGTACGAAGGTGGGGGGGGGGGACGGGGTACATTAATGGCCAAGGTCAAGTGGCTTCATCATGTCGCGCAATTACCACGCTGCCCTACTCCACTGTGGATCTCGGAATTCTTTTGGCTCGGAAGGGAATCTAATCATCTGATTCAACTGCCATCATCTGATAGCTGACAACGACACAGCGCTTGCGGATGATGGTGGAGATGGCCGAAGAGTTTTTCTTGGATTCATTTCCTTCGTGCGTTGTCAGTGTGTggggaaaaacaaaaaacaaagaaatGGATGAATTTGCAGCAATATTATCGATTATTCTGATTTCATCATCTGTAGCATCAAACATAATCACAGATCGACAATctcttactatatatatatatatatatatatatatatatatatatatatattctggatGGAGGAACATATCCAAGAGCTATAAAATTATCCGACCTTCAAACGCCAATTAAATGCAGTCATTCTTGAGATGGTGGCATCACAAACGCCCGCGTCTGTGTGCCTAAACGAACAAAGCTGAGGCTTCACTTGTACCCGACGACGGACGGCGTACAGGACCTGAGACTACCCTGCTCCATATCATCATACGGTGACAGGCAATCGAAGACACTGAGATTTCCAAATCATTTGGCAGAGATGGATGTAAAGTTACCATGTCCCATTCGATGCAGGGTCATCATCCTTCCCTTCGGACATGACATGTTACGGTCACATggccatgtatgtatgtatgcatagcTACCACGGTTTCCACTCGAGTATCGTAAATGCCATCCACCCCCCGGAATGCGGCGGAAACGAAACAAGGCAGAGACTTATATTTGTACTGTTTCTCCGAGGTGGAATTAACATCACATTATACACTaattaatctctcttttgtttttttttcgccCAACAAAAAAggttttattcttatttttattttacatcaCGGAGCAGGCGTTAGGGTTCTCATCGCTGAAGATCTGAGGGGGATACGCGTACCCCACGTACCCCGCGGCGTATCTGGGGTAGTACTGGTAGAACTCGTTTCGCATCAGCTCCATCACCTTTGCGGGCGGCGCCGCGCCGTCCTCCGTCGCTCCGCCGCCGCCTTCCTTCTTGTCATTCTCgtccccaccgccgccgccgcccccctCGCCgcctttctcttccttcttctcgccCTCGGCATTGGCTCCCCCGGCTTCGTctgccttcttctcttccttggcAGCGTCCCCGCCGGCGCCGtcgtccttcttctcttcctccgccGGCTTCTTGTCCACTGGCTCTTCCTTGGCCACCACCGCGTGCTTCCCGGTCCTCTTGTACACGTACTCCACCAGCTTCTGCGCGGCGAAGACGCCCTTCACCGTCACCTGCGAGGCTTTCAGATCCGGTTCCGCCGACTGCACCCCTGCTCGATTCGCAGAGTTTTGGAagcaaaatccgatttttagtcgTTATCGATCGAAAACCAGGACAGAAGATGAGAGATTCCACCAACTTCGAATTattagaaagcaaaaaaaacagAGGAAGCTTCAGCTACAAACCGTAATCACAGAGGACTACAGGTAAAAGAGAGAAATAAGATAAGCTTGTTTTCTGTTCCTGAGAAAAAGAGCCTCGGTTACTCCTGAAAGAGACCGGTTATTGAATTCTCATGGAGATGTGAAGGTTCTTTACAAGATGGAGAGCCAAATATTTCAGTGAAACAGGGTCTGAGTGCAGCTGAAGCAAAAGGGGAAAAGAAAGAATATACATCCTGTAAAGATGCAGCAGACCAAAAAGCAGTTGAATCTTATGGAGAAAAATCAGTATCATCACAAAGTTAAAGCACAAGGAACTACGTTAAACGAGATTAGATTCTGCTAAAAAGGTGGTATTTCCTAAAGATCAGGaaagagagaggaaggagaagaagcagGGGAGGGAACCTTTCATCTTTAGTATCCTCTTCTTGATCTCTTGTGCGCAGGCCTCGCAATGCATGTGGACTTTGAGCACCACTGCGATTACCTGCGGCTGTGCGTGAAGAGaagggaaaaaaaacaaaaaaatacagTTTTCAGTTTTGAACTCACGGCGGAGGTAAAAGAGAGAACATTGGTATCAGAAAACAGAACGACtcacctcttccttcttctcctccggcttgggcttctcttcttccttcttctcctcctctttcttctccggCTTCGGCGGCGGCAGAGGAGTCAGCAGTTCCACCTTTCTCCCGGCCTTCTTCTGGACCCTCTCCACCACCTTCATCGGGTCCTCCGCCGCCTTCTTCCCCTTCACCACCACCTTGTGGGTCCTGCAGTCCGTCATCACGCCCTCCACCCCTTCCAtcaccgaaaaaaaaaaaaaaaaatcagatttttattcaAATCACTCGCAGAAAACGAACAAAAGAAGACATTCTTGAGTTTCAGACCGATGTAACACCCTCGTTACCTTCGAATCCCTTCAAGCAGCGCTTGACCTTCCTGGCGCACCCCTCGCAGTGCATGAAGACGCGCATCTCGATCTCCTCCGGCGGCGGGGGAGGCGGCGGCGCGTCCTCCTTCTTTTCCTCACCACCCCCATCTTTCTTCTCTTCgccacctccttccttcttctccttctcgccCTCGCCGGCGCCGCCCTTCTTCCCGTCGTCCGCCTTCGcctcctccttcttctcctccttcgccttgggcttctcctcctccgccgccgccgcctccttctTCCCCGCCTCCGGCTTCTTCTCTTCCTGCAAGAAAGCTCGCATCTTTGGGTTTAAATCATCCACCGAGGCTCACAAAAACAAACAAAGAAAACCCGAAATCTTCCGCGCAAAAACGAAAAGGCGTCAGCTTTGCACCTCCCCCATCCCTCTCTCGGTGCTCAGTCGCTGCGAGGAGCTCGAGCTGACAACGGCGGCAACAGAAAGCGACACCGCAGGCGTTTCACTGCTATGGGAACGAGCGCGGCTCTCCCTCCCTCCCCGTGTCCCGAGTTATATTAGGAGACGGCAGCAAGGCGAGAGCGGGCACGTGCGAGGAGGCACGTGAGAGCCGGACAACGCATGCCGGTGCACGTACCAGAGACCCTTTACATGGTCGGTTGTAGAAAGGCGGTCGCGGTGGTTCAGTGGCTCACGTAGTAAACGTTTACGATAGGGTCGCAGTTACGCCATTCGTCGCGTGGATTCCACCGCTGCAAGCTCACCATCTCTCCATGTTTGCTGCGTCGCCAAGCATGCAATTTAATAGCCGTACAGCTTCAACATTCACTCCCATCTTACTCTCTGTGGAAGGATCTCAATtcgatccatatatatatattatctgaaaattagaagaaaaaagaagaagaagaagaagaagaactattatgaaagaattcttacgacattttattttttttggaaaaagaaaTTCTCTATCAAATTGCTATTCTTTCGACGCAACAGTAAGCTCACAACCATATGGAAATAAGAAACAGATGCTGTATCGAGGAATCCATTCTTTAATCGATGAGTGTGAAGGTGTTGTGATGCTGCTGCCTCTTTTCTTGAACTGCAAGGAAATGGTGCAATCTGAGATACTACTCCACCTGCGGGGGTTATATGTAAAGAATGGGTTTAGATTAGTAGTAATATAGAAGAGTGTTAACTACTAGTCTAGTCATTAAATTAGTCTAATCTTAACTTGAGAGTCTCTCAGTGGGCATGCATCCACACAGTCAGTACGTAGCAAAGCATTTAGTAATAGGATCACATGCTATTGCACATGTCCAGAGAATGTTGTTTCACAGACAACTTTGTTTTGAGCTTTCTAAACCCTATGGATCGATCTTACACAGCAATCTTGATTCAAATCTTAGGGTTGTGTTCTTAGTGAATCACTCGAGAAGAAAATAAGTTCTCAAGTAGGACTTTGCATGATGGACACAGTTACACCATTCCAATGAGAATTATCGTTGTCATAATGAGAGAATCATTCCTTCTGAGGTTGAGGCCATCTCATATCCTGTGTGCTGAGGTCGAAAGAAAGTACTCAGCTTTTGTTGACCAAATAATGTCTCAATCTCAATTAATATGATGTGATCGAATCAGTTGTTGGATAGTCgcaatataatttaattattttgcatCATGACTTCAATCTAAGTTATATAAGCTGAAGCTGAAGCTGAAGACGAATCAAATATAATTTAACTATTTGATTGCTTGGTAAATAGAATGAATTTACATTACAATAGTGACCGAGTTGTTGTTTAGATCATAGTTCTTCGAATCTCATCGAATCAATCCAATCGAGTTAATTCGACTCGTCGAAACTCAATAGTTTAACTCAAATCAAACTTGACTTGTTTCATCAAGTTCCAAAGTTTTTAGAATGAGAAATATGAAGAGCTTGGTAATGAGTTAGCTAATCAGATTAAAGGTGCAGTAAGCAAAGAACCAAGTAAAGAAGCTACATGGATTCCTGTTTTCTGATGCTCGAGAACAAAACCTTTTTGGTTCCTCTTCATGGGATTCAGAACCAAATCCACATCAATTACTTTTCATGGGCTTAGAAACCAAAGCTTCACCGGTTCCAATTTACGAGCACAGGATTCAAATCTTCACACTTTCTTCTCCTGAGCTTAGGATAGATATCTCACATTAATTTGAGTACTAAAAATAATATGTCTCTTGCTAGGCTCAACTACAACCTTCATATATTCTTGTGGGAATTCTCCTACCCGCACTTTTACGACAAGCTCCTGAGAATTAAGTGCATCGGAAATTTGTCTAGCTTCATGAGGAAAGAGATTAACAGATAGATATAAGCTCAAGCTACTCTCTCAATATCTTACAAGCCTAtgctttctttcattttcttatcATAGATTTCTTATATCTTACGGCATGATGCATAAATGACACTTTTGTGCCTACTTATAGAGTTTGGATATTGGCAAAGAAACATTCCGTAAATTCCAAATGCTGCAGTGATGGAATTACTACAATTTTTAGCAGTCGTGTTGTTTCGAGAAAAGACTGCTACGACTATCATATGGATTAGTCCACTAAAACATGCAATTCGTCATGTATCCATTTATTTGAAGGATGAAAACAAGTATTACATATTGATTTCTATCCATTGATGTGTGAATGATCAGCCTCGTTGATGATGTACTCGTTCGATGCTTGCATCCTCAGCGTGCATGTTTGATCATGTCTTCCATACTTGCGATCTTACTGTCTACTCCAACGTGGCTTGCATCCCTTAATTATTGTCAATTATATGTGTTCTTGATCTGCACTTGCTCCAAAATAAAGATCATAACCTCTTCGAAGACTCAAATATTTCCCTCGGATCCAATGCTAAGCATCATAACAAATGTTGGGTTGAGATTTCGGTGAGAGCTTTCGAATTTTACATAGCTTCTTCTCCATCATAAATTTCCCTCCACTCCAATGCTAATCATTGCGAGCAGCAGTAGCAGGTCGCTGTATCATCTGTTCGTAACCCAAACAGAGAGCATGTTCTCGACTCTGGTGATCTTTTCCTCGTCTGAGAAGAACAAGGGACGTACCGCGCGAAGGGCATCGCCGGTTCTGAGCCGTAGCAGCACATGGAGCTCGGCACTGTGGGCAATGGTGATGCCACCCGAGTGGTGCATGCGACGAGAGCAAAGGATGAGACATTCGACTCGAAGTAGCGCACCACACAAATCACAAGCCAACGTGAGCTGTGCCTGTCGACCAGCTTGATTGCTTGTCCTCTATATTGCTCGTATCATCTCTTTATGAGACCAGCTTCGTAATGACAAGTCCTTTCGGTTCAACAAAGGAAGACAACCCCATTCCCTTGCATAGTTGGGAGTCCTTCACCGGATATTATTTGGTGGAATGACCTTAGGCAACTACGATGAGAAGACAGACAATAGAGCTCTACCATTCTTCATGAGCAAATCGCGACGAACAGGGTTTCAAAACAACCA
Coding sequences:
- the LOC135592297 gene encoding heavy metal-associated isoprenylated plant protein 7-like; translated protein: MGEEEKKPEAGKKEAAAAEEEKPKAKEEKKEEAKADDGKKGGAGEGEKEKKEGGGEEKKDGGGEEKKEDAPPPPPPPEEIEMRVFMHCEGCARKVKRCLKGFEGVEGVMTDCRTHKVVVKGKKAAEDPMKVVERVQKKAGRKVELLTPLPPPKPEKKEEEKKEEEKPKPEEKKEEPQVIAVVLKVHMHCEACAQEIKKRILKMKGVQSAEPDLKASQVTVKGVFAAQKLVEYVYKRTGKHAVVAKEEPVDKKPAEEEKKDDGAGGDAAKEEKKADEAGGANAEGEKKEEKGGEGGGGGGGDENDKKEGGGGATEDGAAPPAKVMELMRNEFYQYYPRYAAGYVGYAYPPQIFSDENPNACSVM